From Cellulophaga lytica DSM 7489, a single genomic window includes:
- a CDS encoding flippase: MIQKIKNVIFQGGFLRYLKNTSWLMAEKVARMVVALTIGVWVARYLGPNQFGVLSYAQSFVGLFTAFSTLGLNDIIVRELVKDKDDKNLILGTSFWMQILGSCFIMFCLLIAVFVNDNDQLTNKIILILGGITFINSFGVITSYFYSNVTSKNIVIPSFIGLLISAALKVFFILNNYSLIYFVYVLVFDIAFLMFGQIYLYQRQGNFIKKWSFSSKKAKQLLLDAWPLILSAIVISIYMKIDQVMIKEFLNTEAVGQYSAAVRLSEAWYFIPMIICSSLFPAILNAKKVDERLYFSRLQRLFNLMVVLGLSVVVPVLLLSDWGIELLYGEAYNLSATVLKIHIWAGVFVFLGVANQKWFISENLQKYNILCLALGMLVNVLLNILFIPKYGILGAAYATLIAQAIASLFAPVLFKKTRKTFFMMIRALFFLSLFKKKYKNNN; this comes from the coding sequence ATGATTCAAAAGATTAAAAATGTAATATTTCAAGGTGGTTTTTTAAGATATTTAAAGAATACGTCATGGCTAATGGCAGAAAAAGTTGCTCGTATGGTTGTGGCGCTAACCATAGGGGTTTGGGTAGCACGTTATTTGGGGCCTAATCAATTTGGTGTCCTGAGTTATGCACAAAGTTTTGTTGGGTTATTTACTGCATTTTCTACCTTAGGGCTTAATGATATAATTGTAAGGGAACTAGTAAAAGATAAAGATGATAAAAATTTAATTTTAGGGACGTCTTTTTGGATGCAAATTTTAGGCTCCTGTTTTATCATGTTTTGTTTGCTTATTGCTGTATTTGTAAACGATAATGACCAATTAACTAATAAAATTATTTTAATATTAGGAGGTATCACTTTTATTAATAGTTTTGGCGTAATTACCTCTTATTTTTACAGTAATGTTACAAGTAAAAATATTGTTATACCTAGCTTTATAGGATTGTTGATTTCTGCAGCGCTGAAAGTTTTTTTTATCCTAAACAACTACAGTTTAATTTACTTTGTGTATGTGCTGGTTTTTGATATTGCATTTTTAATGTTTGGCCAAATTTACTTATATCAAAGGCAAGGAAACTTTATAAAAAAATGGTCTTTTTCATCAAAAAAAGCGAAGCAATTGCTGTTAGATGCCTGGCCATTAATACTGAGTGCTATTGTAATATCTATTTATATGAAAATAGATCAAGTAATGATAAAAGAGTTTTTAAACACAGAAGCAGTTGGTCAGTATTCCGCAGCAGTACGTTTAAGTGAAGCGTGGTATTTTATACCTATGATAATATGTAGTTCTTTGTTTCCGGCAATTCTTAATGCTAAAAAAGTAGATGAAAGGTTATATTTTTCTAGATTACAACGTTTGTTTAATTTAATGGTTGTTTTAGGGTTAAGTGTAGTTGTACCTGTATTGTTATTAAGTGATTGGGGAATAGAATTATTGTATGGGGAAGCTTATAATCTATCAGCAACTGTTTTAAAAATACATATTTGGGCGGGAGTTTTTGTGTTTTTAGGTGTAGCCAATCAAAAATGGTTTATTAGTGAAAACTTGCAGAAATATAATATTTTATGTTTGGCTTTAGGAATGTTGGTAAACGTACTCTTAAATATACTATTTATACCTAAATATGGTATATTAGGTGCTGCTTATGCAACGCTTATAGCACAGGCTATAGCTTCATTGTTTGCGCCAGTTTTGTTTAAAAAAACAAGAAAAACTTTTTTCATGATGATTAGGGCTCTGTTTTTTTTAAGTTTATTTAAAAAAAAATATAAAAATAATAATTAA
- a CDS encoding MBOAT family O-acyltransferase — MLFNSLDFAIFLPIVFFIYWFLVNKSIKKQNIVLLVASYVFYGWWDWRFLSLILFSTIVDYCLGNLMYRTEKVSRQKIFLYTSLFVNLGLLFYFKYCNFFLDNFINAFSFFGLNFNVSTLKVILPVGISFYTFQTLSYTIDIYRRNLEPAEDFISFAAFVSFFPQLVAGPIERATNLLPQFYKRRVFSLEKAKSGLRQILWGLFKKIVIADQCAKYVNIIFDNSDGYSGSTLLVGAILFAFQIYGDFSGYSDIAIGVSRLFGFNLMKNFAFPYFSRDIAEFWRRWHISLSTWFRDYLYIPLGGSRGGLKMKIRNTFIIFLVSGFWHGANWTFVIWGALNAIYFLPLLLFNKNRSNMDVIGGKSYIPTFKDFVKMLLTFSLTVFAWIFFRALNLEHALSYIVGIFDSTIFSTPEVAPFFLNIYILSFLIIEWFGKNSDYAIEKLFVKRSRVIRWAFYMLIVFVIIGNVSNQQDFIYFQF; from the coding sequence ATGCTTTTTAATTCATTAGATTTTGCAATTTTTTTACCTATAGTGTTCTTTATTTATTGGTTTTTAGTAAATAAGAGTATAAAAAAACAAAATATAGTTTTACTTGTAGCTAGTTATGTTTTTTATGGTTGGTGGGATTGGAGGTTTCTGTCATTAATTTTATTTAGTACAATTGTAGATTATTGTTTGGGAAATCTTATGTATAGGACGGAGAAAGTATCTAGACAGAAAATATTTCTTTATACTAGTTTATTCGTGAATTTAGGATTGTTATTTTACTTTAAATATTGTAATTTTTTTCTTGATAATTTTATTAATGCTTTTTCCTTTTTTGGATTAAATTTTAATGTTTCTACGTTAAAAGTTATATTGCCTGTGGGGATTAGTTTTTATACTTTTCAAACACTTAGTTATACAATAGATATTTATCGTAGAAATTTAGAGCCGGCAGAAGATTTTATATCTTTTGCAGCGTTTGTTAGTTTTTTTCCTCAACTAGTTGCAGGCCCAATAGAGCGAGCCACTAATTTATTACCTCAGTTTTATAAACGTAGGGTTTTTTCTTTAGAGAAGGCAAAATCAGGATTGCGCCAAATTTTATGGGGATTATTCAAGAAAATTGTCATTGCTGATCAATGTGCTAAATATGTAAATATTATTTTTGATAATTCAGATGGTTATTCAGGAAGTACTCTTTTAGTAGGAGCGATACTATTTGCTTTTCAAATATATGGTGATTTTAGTGGTTATTCAGATATTGCAATTGGAGTTTCTAGGTTGTTTGGATTTAACCTTATGAAAAACTTTGCTTTTCCTTATTTTTCAAGAGATATTGCTGAATTTTGGAGGAGATGGCACATATCTTTATCTACGTGGTTTAGAGATTACTTGTATATACCTTTAGGAGGAAGTAGAGGTGGGCTAAAAATGAAGATTAGAAATACATTCATTATATTTTTAGTTAGTGGATTTTGGCATGGTGCAAACTGGACATTTGTTATTTGGGGTGCTCTAAATGCTATATATTTTTTGCCCTTATTGTTATTTAATAAGAATAGAAGTAATATGGATGTTATAGGAGGAAAATCTTATATTCCTACTTTTAAAGATTTTGTGAAGATGTTATTAACATTTAGTTTGACAGTTTTTGCGTGGATATTTTTTAGAGCTTTAAATTTAGAACATGCATTAAGTTATATTGTAGGAATTTTTGATTCTACAATATTCAGTACACCTGAAGTGGCTCCATTTTTTTTAAATATTTACATTTTAAGTTTTTTAATTATTGAGTGGTTTGGAAAAAATAGTGACTATGCAATAGAAAAATTATTTGTTAAAAGAAGTAGAGTTATTAGGTGGGCTTTTTACATGCTTATTGTTTTTGTTATTATAGGTAATGTTAGTAATCAACAAGATTTTATTTATTTTCAATTTTAG
- a CDS encoding O-antigen ligase family protein: MKRELIDKIQTIGFIPLLFLIGLFTNIFNYGHLFAYGCIGLILFKKQFLKKAIDRNFLLLTFFSVTYGMFYALNPWKGFQFVIIYASAPPVLYLWGKYISTVFKESMFVFFTAVILTLIYSFPAMVSVVLNILEGGFGQLDRNLPMFWGGEPINATAMGAFFVFNMCIPALLFSAYKVIPKYLIIVLGAIFVISLLCVLRIGSRTQLAIFILSLIISLVVAIPKRSFKENSVTFTVFAILLGVVATQVSLDLDSDILATFASRMEDDGAADIASGGGRTKLWVKSIDYMFEKPLGWDLQEFGYSHNLWLDALRVGGFIPFVILILYSLRFINLIYNIFFSKKIDMSFQILCLTYTLGFFSLFMVEPGIDGTFTLFILFCLFVGLVRHHYITTNNGNVLNANNHQSIN; encoded by the coding sequence ATGAAGAGGGAACTTATTGATAAAATACAAACAATAGGTTTTATACCGTTATTATTTTTAATTGGTTTATTTACCAATATTTTTAATTACGGACATCTATTTGCTTATGGTTGTATAGGCTTAATTTTATTTAAGAAGCAATTCTTAAAAAAAGCCATAGATCGCAACTTTTTATTGTTAACTTTTTTTTCTGTAACCTATGGAATGTTTTATGCATTGAATCCCTGGAAAGGATTTCAATTTGTAATTATTTACGCATCAGCTCCACCGGTATTGTATCTTTGGGGCAAATATATCTCTACTGTATTTAAAGAATCAATGTTTGTATTTTTTACTGCTGTAATTTTAACACTTATATATTCATTCCCAGCTATGGTATCGGTTGTCTTAAACATACTAGAAGGTGGTTTTGGGCAGCTAGATAGAAATTTGCCAATGTTTTGGGGTGGAGAACCAATAAATGCTACTGCAATGGGAGCTTTTTTTGTTTTTAATATGTGTATTCCTGCTTTGTTGTTTTCTGCATATAAAGTAATTCCAAAATATTTGATAATTGTACTAGGTGCTATTTTCGTGATAAGTTTATTGTGTGTTTTACGAATTGGTAGTAGAACACAATTGGCAATTTTTATACTGTCATTAATTATTAGTTTGGTTGTAGCTATACCTAAAAGGTCGTTTAAAGAGAACTCTGTAACATTTACAGTATTTGCTATTTTATTAGGTGTAGTTGCAACACAGGTTTCTCTAGATTTAGACTCTGATATTTTAGCAACTTTTGCTAGTAGAATGGAAGATGATGGGGCAGCAGATATAGCAAGCGGTGGTGGCCGTACAAAACTTTGGGTGAAATCTATAGATTATATGTTTGAAAAACCTTTAGGCTGGGATTTACAGGAATTTGGGTATTCTCATAATCTGTGGTTAGATGCATTGCGAGTGGGAGGTTTCATTCCTTTTGTAATTCTTATACTGTACTCATTACGCTTTATTAATTTAATTTATAATATTTTTTTTAGTAAAAAAATAGATATGTCATTTCAAATTTTATGCTTAACCTATACCTTGGGCTTTTTCTCATTGTTTATGGTAGAACCTGGTATAGATGGTACATTTACGTTGTTTATATTATTTTGTTTGTTTGTGGGGTTAGTACGTCACCATTATATAACGACAAATAACGGTAATGTATTAAATGCAAACAATCATCAATCAATAAATTAG
- the asnB gene encoding asparagine synthase (glutamine-hydrolyzing) yields MCGILGTVPYTPYDKFKPALDTLYHRGPDSFGVESVDHDVTLGHRRLSILDVSETGHQPMKSENDRYLITFNGEIYNFIEIKKELALKGHSFKSTSDTEVLLKAFLEWGEECVHKFNGMWAFAIWDKETKKLFISRDRYGKKPLFYAQINGQFVFASEMKAIFPFFKQLEISEDFHWMKKNIFFYESTDKCLIKGIQRFPAGHSAVYKAGKLNTYRYHNTLDNLVEVPKSYDEQVEKFRELFMDACKLRMRSDVTIGTALSGGLDSSATISAMANLAKDNGSYSKDWQHAFVASFPGTPLDESYYAKKVTDNLGIGATFVDINPLQHWDKLEEYFYKFEDLYITSPIPMIMLYESVKKNGVTVTLDGHGADELLSGYQQGNLEALWDAKLSPSKTKDILNIYQDSINEDKEQYKRTNSSKLYTDFMSKKTVKKILGKTMPSIDNGHPNFKKLDNHAQYLYAMFHENILPTLLRNYDRYAMINSVEIRMPFMDHRIVNFVNSLPYSSKIGGGYTKRIVRDALDPYMPKEVTWRKSKIGFSSPIVNWMQNDLSDWFLSTINDTDFLQSNLVSNPKDLQTKITKIVKGENNEFSDAQKCWSELSPYIWEKSVLSGKSFPNK; encoded by the coding sequence ATGTGCGGAATTTTAGGCACTGTGCCTTACACACCATACGATAAATTTAAACCAGCATTAGATACACTGTACCACAGAGGTCCAGATAGTTTTGGAGTAGAGTCTGTAGATCATGACGTTACATTAGGTCATAGAAGATTATCTATTTTAGATGTGTCTGAAACAGGGCACCAACCTATGAAGAGTGAAAACGATAGGTATTTGATAACTTTTAATGGTGAAATATATAATTTTATAGAAATAAAAAAAGAGCTAGCGTTAAAAGGACATTCATTTAAGTCAACTTCAGACACAGAGGTGTTGCTTAAAGCTTTTTTAGAATGGGGTGAAGAGTGTGTGCATAAGTTTAATGGTATGTGGGCATTTGCAATATGGGATAAAGAAACTAAAAAGTTATTTATATCTAGAGACAGATATGGTAAAAAACCGTTGTTTTACGCACAAATAAATGGTCAGTTTGTTTTTGCGTCTGAAATGAAAGCCATTTTCCCTTTCTTTAAACAATTAGAGATTTCGGAAGATTTTCATTGGATGAAAAAAAATATTTTTTTCTATGAATCTACAGATAAATGTTTAATTAAAGGCATACAGCGTTTTCCTGCGGGGCATAGTGCTGTGTATAAAGCGGGGAAACTAAATACATATAGATACCATAATACGTTAGATAATTTAGTAGAAGTGCCTAAGTCTTATGATGAGCAGGTAGAAAAATTTAGAGAATTGTTTATGGATGCCTGCAAATTACGTATGCGTTCTGATGTTACTATAGGAACAGCTTTAAGTGGAGGGTTAGACAGTAGCGCAACAATTTCCGCTATGGCTAATTTGGCAAAAGATAATGGCAGTTATTCTAAAGATTGGCAGCACGCTTTTGTAGCTTCTTTTCCGGGTACTCCTTTAGATGAATCTTACTACGCTAAAAAGGTAACAGATAATTTAGGTATAGGTGCAACTTTTGTAGATATAAACCCTCTACAACATTGGGACAAGTTAGAAGAATATTTTTATAAGTTTGAAGATTTATACATCACGTCTCCAATACCAATGATTATGTTGTATGAGTCCGTGAAAAAAAATGGTGTAACAGTTACACTAGATGGTCATGGAGCAGATGAACTATTAAGTGGTTACCAACAAGGTAATTTAGAAGCTTTATGGGATGCTAAGTTAAGTCCGTCTAAAACAAAAGATATATTAAATATTTACCAAGATTCTATTAATGAAGACAAAGAGCAATACAAACGCACAAATAGTAGCAAATTGTATACAGACTTTATGTCTAAAAAAACAGTAAAAAAAATATTAGGTAAAACAATGCCATCTATTGATAACGGACACCCTAATTTTAAAAAATTAGACAACCATGCTCAATATTTATACGCAATGTTTCATGAAAATATACTACCTACTTTATTGCGTAATTATGATAGGTATGCTATGATTAATAGCGTGGAAATACGTATGCCATTTATGGATCATAGAATTGTAAATTTTGTAAACTCATTACCTTATTCAAGCAAAATAGGAGGTGGATATACCAAAAGAATAGTACGTGATGCTTTAGACCCTTATATGCCTAAGGAAGTTACTTGGAGAAAGTCTAAAATTGGTTTTAGTTCTCCAATTGTAAATTGGATGCAAAACGATTTGAGTGATTGGTTTTTAAGTACAATAAATGACACTGACTTTTTACAATCTAATTTGGTTAGTAATCCAAAAGATTTACAAACCAAAATCACAAAAATTGTTAAGGGAGAAAATAATGAGTTTTCTGATGCTCAAAAATGTTGGTCAGAACTATCACCGTATATTTGGGAGAAGTCAGTTTTAAGCGGAAAATCATTTCCTAATAAATAA
- a CDS encoding glycosyltransferase, with product MISKNVPIVVVAYNRPKSLQRLLQSLSKANYPSTNIDLIISIDKGPNNEDVLKIAENFSWNFGEKKIAYQQENLGLRKHIIKCGDLSLTYGAVIVLEDDLLVSPNFYNYTVSALDFSENKSYIAGVSLYNHQFNVHKGEHFSAIDDGYDNWYFQFASSWGQAWSATHWMGFKDWYNKGQDINSNDKVPKYVRSWSEKSWLKYNIAYLITKNLYFLYPKISLSTNFSDAGTHVGVGSTLYQVPLQEGVKKKYFFSELNDSKSVYDSFFENKYIMSFLNKDKEDITVDLYGYKEVYPTKYLLSRKILNYKIEKSFGKSLKPIDSNILHNINGSDFFLYDLSIEQKNKNNLNFKSDFLYNIKRVNYNDALHYIKLETFRKFSVLFKRILGK from the coding sequence ATGATTAGTAAAAATGTACCAATTGTAGTAGTAGCTTATAACAGACCTAAATCCTTACAAAGATTATTACAATCATTAAGTAAGGCAAATTACCCTAGTACCAACATAGATTTAATAATAAGCATAGATAAAGGTCCAAATAATGAAGACGTTTTGAAAATAGCAGAAAACTTTAGTTGGAATTTTGGAGAAAAAAAAATTGCTTATCAACAAGAAAATTTAGGATTAAGAAAACATATAATTAAATGTGGTGATCTAAGTTTAACTTATGGGGCAGTTATTGTTTTGGAAGATGATTTATTAGTTTCACCTAATTTTTATAATTATACGGTTAGTGCGCTAGATTTTAGTGAAAATAAATCATACATAGCCGGTGTCTCGTTATATAATCATCAATTTAATGTACATAAAGGAGAACATTTTAGCGCAATAGATGATGGTTATGATAATTGGTACTTTCAATTTGCATCATCTTGGGGGCAAGCTTGGAGTGCAACACATTGGATGGGTTTTAAAGATTGGTATAATAAAGGTCAGGATATTAATAGTAATGATAAAGTGCCTAAGTATGTTAGATCTTGGTCAGAAAAATCTTGGTTGAAATACAATATAGCATACCTGATTACTAAAAACTTATATTTTTTATATCCTAAAATTTCTTTGTCAACTAATTTTAGTGATGCGGGTACCCATGTTGGTGTTGGCAGTACATTATATCAGGTTCCCTTGCAAGAAGGGGTTAAGAAAAAGTATTTTTTCTCAGAATTAAATGACTCAAAGTCGGTTTACGATTCTTTTTTTGAGAATAAGTATATAATGTCTTTTTTAAATAAAGATAAAGAAGATATTACAGTTGATTTGTATGGTTATAAAGAAGTTTATCCAACAAAATATTTGCTTTCAAGAAAGATATTAAATTATAAAATTGAAAAATCTTTTGGAAAGTCATTAAAGCCTATAGATTCTAATATTTTGCATAATATCAATGGGAGTGATTTTTTTCTTTATGATTTAAGTATAGAGCAAAAAAATAAGAATAATTTAAATTTTAAAAGTGATTTTTTGTATAACATAAAGCGTGTAAATTATAACGATGCTTTGCATTATATTAAATTAGAAACTTTTAGGAAATTTAGTGTTCTTTTTAAGCGAATATTAGGTAAGTAA
- a CDS encoding glycosyltransferase family 2 protein has product MQNFAVLLTCFNRKEKSLAALESLYKAKEVLNKDVVMSVYLTDDGSTDGTSEAVKKQFPAVKLLKGSGDLYWAGGMRNSWSAALKNNYDAYLLLNDDTKPYSNFLVDLFETHNYCIQEYGKGGVYIGATLDEDTNEMTYGGSVFTNKFKGNYKKLIPNGEFPQACELGNANILLASKDAVEKIGGLSDGYVHGLADFDYTLKAKKNNIPVLLAANYLGTCTNDHIDKYAKFVTLPLSERLKMLYNPIGFDFKSHLVYMKNHFLYRLPLVFIMGYFKVVFPKIYKNKILRK; this is encoded by the coding sequence ATGCAAAATTTTGCTGTTTTATTAACATGCTTTAACAGAAAAGAAAAGTCTTTAGCAGCTTTAGAGTCTCTTTATAAAGCCAAAGAAGTATTAAATAAAGACGTGGTTATGTCTGTGTATTTAACAGATGATGGGTCAACAGATGGTACTTCAGAAGCAGTAAAAAAACAATTTCCTGCAGTTAAATTACTTAAAGGAAGTGGTGATTTATATTGGGCTGGTGGTATGAGAAATTCATGGTCAGCAGCATTAAAAAATAATTATGACGCCTATTTATTACTGAATGATGATACTAAACCGTATTCTAATTTTTTAGTTGATTTGTTTGAAACTCATAATTATTGTATTCAAGAATATGGTAAAGGAGGGGTGTATATTGGTGCAACATTAGATGAAGATACTAATGAGATGACTTATGGAGGCAGTGTATTTACTAATAAATTTAAAGGGAACTATAAAAAATTAATCCCTAATGGAGAATTTCCCCAAGCCTGCGAACTTGGTAATGCTAATATATTGCTTGCAAGTAAGGATGCTGTAGAGAAAATAGGAGGTCTTTCTGATGGTTATGTACACGGGCTTGCAGATTTTGATTACACTTTAAAGGCTAAAAAAAATAATATTCCTGTATTGTTAGCAGCCAATTACTTAGGTACTTGCACAAATGACCATATAGATAAATACGCCAAGTTTGTAACCTTACCTTTAAGTGAGCGGTTAAAAATGCTATATAACCCTATAGGCTTTGATTTTAAATCGCATTTGGTGTATATGAAAAATCATTTTTTATACCGTTTACCACTTGTGTTTATTATGGGGTATTTTAAGGTAGTTTTCCCGAAAATTTACAAAAATAAAATATTAAGAAAATAG
- the wecB gene encoding non-hydrolyzing UDP-N-acetylglucosamine 2-epimerase: MKKKNLIIFGTRPEAIKMAPLVKEFQKSELFETKVCVTAQHREMLDQVLDFFEITPDYDLNLMKPGQNLYGLTASIITGLQPVLESYNPDFVYVHGDTTTTMGSSIAAFYAGAKVCHVEAGLRTFNKYAPFPEEINRTVTGRIADYHFAPTQNSFNNLVKENTHKDSILVTGNTVIDALLESVSKVDTIVDEEIESLKKTIDFSKEIILVTGHRRENHGQGFINICEALKEIASKNEDVQIIYPVHLNPKVQEPVKRILSGLSNVHLIDPLAYPAFVWLMNKSKLIITDSGGVQEEAPSLGKPVLVMRDTTERPEAVDAGTVILVGTNKDKIVFEAQNLLENTSKYNEMSKLHNPYGDGEACKRIVEFIGNLK, encoded by the coding sequence ATGAAGAAAAAAAACCTTATAATTTTTGGTACCAGACCAGAAGCAATAAAAATGGCTCCACTGGTTAAAGAGTTTCAAAAATCAGAATTATTTGAAACAAAAGTTTGTGTTACAGCCCAACACAGAGAAATGCTAGACCAAGTGTTAGATTTTTTTGAAATTACACCTGATTATGATTTAAACTTAATGAAACCAGGGCAGAATTTATATGGTTTAACAGCTTCAATTATTACTGGTTTACAGCCAGTTTTAGAATCTTATAATCCAGATTTTGTTTACGTGCACGGAGATACCACAACTACTATGGGCTCTAGTATAGCTGCTTTTTATGCTGGTGCTAAAGTATGTCATGTAGAGGCTGGATTACGTACTTTTAACAAATATGCACCCTTTCCAGAAGAAATTAATAGAACTGTTACAGGTAGAATTGCAGATTATCATTTTGCTCCAACTCAAAATTCTTTCAATAATTTAGTTAAGGAAAATACTCATAAAGATAGTATTTTGGTTACAGGTAATACTGTAATTGATGCTTTATTAGAGAGTGTATCTAAGGTAGATACTATTGTAGATGAAGAAATTGAGAGCCTAAAAAAGACTATAGATTTTTCTAAAGAAATAATATTGGTAACGGGCCATAGAAGAGAAAATCATGGACAAGGGTTTATTAATATTTGTGAAGCATTAAAAGAGATAGCTTCAAAAAATGAAGATGTACAGATAATATATCCGGTTCATTTAAATCCTAAAGTACAGGAGCCTGTTAAAAGAATTTTAAGTGGTTTATCAAATGTACATTTAATTGATCCGCTTGCTTACCCAGCATTTGTTTGGTTAATGAATAAATCTAAATTAATTATTACAGATAGTGGAGGAGTGCAGGAAGAAGCTCCAAGTTTAGGTAAGCCAGTTTTGGTTATGAGAGATACTACTGAAAGACCAGAAGCTGTAGATGCAGGAACTGTAATATTAGTAGGTACTAATAAAGATAAAATTGTTTTTGAGGCGCAAAACTTGTTAGAGAATACCTCAAAATATAATGAAATGAGTAAGCTTCACAATCCTTATGGTGATGGAGAAGCTTGTAAAAGAATTGTAGAATTTATAGGAAATTTAAAATAA
- the wecC gene encoding UDP-N-acetyl-D-mannosamine dehydrogenase: MQNPEVVMIGLGYIGLPTAALIAQGGAYVYGVDINQSVVDTINRGEIHIVEPDLGQAVKEAVSKGFLKADIKPVGANTYIVVVPTPFKDKNEPDISFVQAATSAILNLLKEDDLYIIESTSPVGTTEKMMNFIYEKRPELKGKLNIAYCPERVLPGNVMHELVFNDRVIGGIDEKSTQRALDFYSKYVKGELHKTNARTAEMCKLVENSSRDVQIAFANELSLICDKADINVWELINLANKHPRVNILQPGCGVGGHCIAVDPYFIVSDYPMESKIIGTAREVNNYKSFWCAEKVQNTKLKFELDFGRKPKIALMGLAFKPNIDDLRESPAKYIAQRVLQNANNEEYYIVEPNIQEHNVFKLTNYTEAYQKADIIVYLVNHKEFSTLPQSNEKIILDFAGVNK; encoded by the coding sequence ATGCAGAATCCAGAAGTAGTAATGATTGGTTTAGGTTATATTGGCCTTCCAACAGCAGCATTAATTGCCCAAGGTGGAGCATATGTTTATGGAGTAGACATTAACCAGTCTGTAGTAGATACAATTAATAGAGGTGAAATACACATTGTTGAACCAGATTTAGGGCAAGCAGTAAAAGAAGCCGTTTCTAAAGGTTTTTTAAAGGCAGATATTAAACCAGTTGGTGCTAATACATATATTGTAGTGGTTCCAACACCTTTTAAAGATAAAAATGAGCCAGACATTTCATTTGTACAAGCGGCAACATCAGCTATTTTAAATTTATTAAAAGAAGATGATTTATATATAATAGAATCCACATCACCTGTAGGAACTACAGAAAAAATGATGAATTTTATATATGAAAAAAGACCAGAATTAAAAGGGAAGTTAAATATAGCATATTGTCCAGAAAGAGTATTGCCAGGCAATGTTATGCATGAATTGGTTTTTAATGACCGAGTTATTGGTGGTATAGATGAAAAGTCTACACAAAGGGCGCTAGATTTTTATTCTAAATATGTAAAAGGTGAGTTACATAAAACAAATGCACGTACTGCAGAAATGTGTAAGTTAGTAGAAAACTCATCAAGAGACGTACAAATTGCTTTCGCAAATGAACTCTCATTAATTTGTGATAAGGCAGATATTAACGTTTGGGAGCTTATTAATTTAGCAAACAAACATCCAAGAGTAAATATTTTGCAGCCTGGTTGTGGTGTTGGTGGTCACTGTATTGCAGTAGACCCATATTTTATAGTGTCAGATTATCCAATGGAATCTAAAATTATTGGTACTGCTAGGGAGGTAAACAATTACAAGTCATTTTGGTGTGCAGAAAAAGTACAAAATACAAAGCTTAAATTTGAATTAGACTTTGGAAGAAAGCCTAAAATAGCCTTAATGGGACTAGCTTTTAAACCAAATATTGATGATTTAAGAGAATCTCCTGCCAAGTATATTGCACAACGTGTACTACAAAATGCTAATAATGAGGAGTACTATATTGTAGAGCCAAATATACAAGAACATAATGTGTTTAAATTAACAAATTATACAGAGGCTTATCAAAAGGCAGATATTATAGTTTACTTGGTAAATCACAAAGAATTTTCAACCTTACCTCAAAGTAATGAGAAAATTATTCTTGATTTTGCTGGTGTTAATAAGTAA